One genomic segment of Micromonospora sp. WMMC415 includes these proteins:
- a CDS encoding DUF421 domain-containing protein produces the protein MVLKNPADLLRLLLVAVLVYPALVVILRVSGKRTLSKLNAFDLVVTVALGSTLATILLSRDVSLVEGILALGLLVALQYAVALLAVRWPPSQRLLKARPTMLLRDGRPRYDTMRRVRVAESEIRQAARSQGAGDLGQLAAVVLETDGSLSVITRSGLGDGSSLADVRDEGR, from the coding sequence ATGGTGTTGAAGAACCCCGCCGACCTGCTGCGCCTGCTCCTCGTCGCCGTGCTCGTCTATCCGGCACTGGTGGTCATCCTGCGGGTGTCCGGGAAACGGACACTGTCCAAGCTCAACGCGTTCGACCTCGTCGTCACGGTGGCATTGGGCTCGACGCTGGCGACGATCCTGCTGTCGCGGGACGTCTCGCTGGTCGAGGGGATCCTCGCGCTGGGCCTGCTGGTGGCGTTGCAGTACGCGGTCGCCCTGCTCGCCGTCCGCTGGCCCCCGTCGCAGCGGCTGCTGAAGGCCCGGCCGACCATGCTGCTGCGGGACGGGCGGCCACGGTACGACACCATGCGCCGGGTCCGGGTGGCGGAGAGTGAGATCCGGCAGGCCGCCCGCAGCCAGGGCGCCGGCGACCTCGGTCAACTCGCGGCGGTGGTCCTGGAGACGGACGGCAGCCTCAGCGTCATCACCCGCAGCGGCCTCGGCGACGGCAGCAGTCTCGCCGATGTGCGCGACGAGGGGCGGTAG
- a CDS encoding low temperature requirement protein A yields MSVPPPLRRSRWLMPVAPGSRVTRLELFYDLIFVFAFLNVTGLVSRELTPVSVLSGTIVLALLWFCWTGFASLGNVVRADHGFLPPLGFGIMAAAFILAITIPQAFIDQPDDLPGPVVFAVSYLAVRGLTSAGFLYVLSRAGRSRRQLVVITAPAVLAALLVGLAATAPWWVPADAVLAARLMLWGAALLVEYSVGLFLPYARWGVASAGHWAERHALIILIALGEAVIALGLGPGRFDRLALTGPVITGSILGIALLAAMWWLHFDTLAPSVEHAMHGTRGPSRIPLARDVFTYLHLLVLVGIVMTALGLKLVLEEVAAPGVEPLPGPSAVTLYGGVGLFLLADALVAARTFRRFRRSNLVAAAALAVLVVPATLVTPLIALGVLVVFSGVVALVQRFTGADARERIKDSVRQEERVTERALSEWRCQHL; encoded by the coding sequence GTGAGCGTTCCGCCGCCCCTCCGCCGCTCGCGGTGGCTCATGCCGGTGGCACCCGGCAGCCGGGTCACCCGGTTGGAGCTGTTCTACGACCTGATCTTCGTCTTCGCGTTCCTCAACGTGACCGGTCTCGTGTCCCGGGAACTGACCCCCGTCTCCGTGCTGTCCGGCACGATCGTCCTGGCGCTGCTCTGGTTCTGCTGGACCGGGTTCGCGTCGCTCGGCAACGTCGTCCGCGCCGACCACGGGTTCCTGCCGCCGCTCGGCTTCGGCATCATGGCGGCGGCGTTCATCCTGGCGATCACCATTCCACAGGCGTTCATCGACCAACCCGACGACCTGCCCGGCCCGGTGGTGTTCGCGGTCTCCTACCTGGCCGTACGCGGCCTCACGTCGGCCGGGTTCCTCTACGTGCTCAGCCGGGCGGGCCGTTCCCGCCGGCAACTGGTCGTCATCACCGCCCCGGCGGTGCTGGCCGCCCTGCTGGTCGGGCTGGCCGCCACCGCGCCCTGGTGGGTTCCGGCCGACGCGGTCCTCGCCGCACGCCTGATGTTGTGGGGCGCCGCCCTGCTGGTCGAGTACTCGGTCGGCCTGTTCCTGCCGTACGCCCGCTGGGGGGTCGCCTCGGCGGGACACTGGGCGGAGCGGCACGCCCTGATCATCCTGATCGCCCTCGGTGAGGCGGTCATCGCGCTGGGGCTGGGACCGGGCCGCTTCGACCGGCTCGCCCTGACCGGGCCGGTCATCACCGGCTCCATCCTCGGCATCGCGTTGCTCGCCGCGATGTGGTGGTTGCACTTCGACACCCTCGCGCCCAGTGTCGAGCATGCGATGCACGGCACCCGGGGCCCGAGCCGGATACCCCTGGCCCGGGACGTCTTCACCTACCTGCACCTGCTGGTCCTGGTCGGAATCGTGATGACCGCGCTCGGGCTCAAGCTCGTGCTCGAGGAGGTCGCCGCGCCCGGCGTCGAACCGCTGCCGGGGCCCAGCGCCGTCACCCTGTACGGCGGCGTCGGCCTCTTTCTCCTTGCCGACGCGCTCGTCGCCGCGCGCACCTTCCGCCGGTTCCGGCGCTCCAATCTCGTCGCCGCGGCGGCACTGGCTGTGCTGGTCGTGCCGGCGACCCTGGTCACCCCGCTCATCGCGCTGGGCGTGCTCGTCGTCTTCTCCGGCGTCGTCGCCCTGGTCCAGCGGTTCACCGGAGCGGACGCCCGCGAGCGGATCAAGGACTCGGTCCGCCAGGAGGAGCGGGTGACCGAGAGGGCGCTCAGCGAGTGGCGCTGCCAGCATCTCTGA
- a CDS encoding serine/threonine-protein kinase codes for MRCLQRRYRLDEPVGRGGMATVWRGYDLRLQRTVAVKLLSSALLGDPAARDRIRHEALAAARFDHPNVARVYDYGEQWHLTRTPTPFLVMEFVDGRTLAARLRGDGPLPAPEVLRAGRQVAAALAAAHAHGVVHRDVKPGNIMLTRSGVKVVDFGIAAGVGEDVADPDGLVWGTPAYLPPEQAAGAEAAPAGDVFALGVVLAECLTGQVPERAPHEPAASVALPGLAAPHVELVRACLETDPGRRPTAAELAAALGPLTGTTVAVDPTAGGARPAVPARTVPGPTRRARPRVASRPARGVRRGVRLAAPAAAAAALAGLLPGLVTAEDRSADPAPSGAGCRTRYLAQQGADGGFTARITVTGIGGPGTQHRTLTFTLPEGQRLLDVVGAAWTRDERRVTLRLAEPPVPGGDLTATLHGRADTGGHEPPRRFTVGDVVCDRTGTHVRTSVLPSVAAVPAAAPTETAGRGSAGGPPAGDARSSGRGAGGAPVPPSPSVTTPSGAAPTPTPPSDPPTTAPPTSGPPPSDPPPSDPPATSVPPVTAEPSATSEPPVTAEPTPTPRTTTSSEAAEPPPPALPPTSVEPSVTAGGSRTSGSAA; via the coding sequence GTGCGTTGTCTGCAACGGCGTTACCGGCTCGACGAGCCGGTCGGCCGGGGAGGCATGGCGACCGTCTGGCGCGGCTACGACCTGCGGTTGCAGCGTACCGTGGCGGTGAAGCTGTTGTCGTCGGCGTTGCTGGGCGACCCGGCGGCCCGGGACCGGATCCGCCATGAGGCGTTGGCCGCCGCCCGTTTCGACCACCCGAACGTCGCCCGGGTCTACGACTACGGCGAGCAGTGGCACCTGACCCGCACCCCCACTCCGTTCCTGGTGATGGAGTTCGTCGACGGGCGGACCCTGGCCGCCCGGCTCCGCGGTGACGGGCCGCTCCCGGCACCGGAGGTGCTGCGGGCCGGTCGGCAGGTGGCGGCGGCCCTCGCCGCCGCCCACGCGCACGGCGTGGTGCACCGCGACGTCAAGCCCGGCAACATCATGCTCACCCGAAGCGGGGTGAAGGTCGTCGACTTCGGAATCGCCGCCGGCGTGGGCGAGGACGTGGCGGACCCGGACGGGCTGGTCTGGGGTACGCCGGCCTACCTGCCGCCGGAGCAGGCGGCCGGCGCGGAGGCGGCACCGGCGGGCGACGTGTTCGCGCTCGGCGTCGTCCTCGCCGAGTGCCTCACCGGTCAGGTGCCGGAGCGGGCCCCCCACGAACCGGCAGCCAGCGTCGCCCTCCCGGGGCTCGCGGCGCCCCACGTGGAGCTGGTCCGCGCGTGCCTGGAGACGGATCCCGGCCGGCGGCCGACAGCGGCGGAGTTGGCGGCGGCGCTCGGGCCGCTCACCGGGACGACCGTGGCGGTGGACCCGACGGCCGGTGGTGCCCGACCCGCGGTGCCCGCCCGGACCGTCCCGGGCCCCACCCGGCGCGCGCGCCCGCGGGTCGCGAGCCGGCCGGCGCGAGGCGTACGCCGTGGCGTTCGCCTCGCGGCTCCCGCCGCGGCGGCCGCCGCGCTCGCCGGGCTGTTGCCGGGACTGGTCACCGCCGAGGACCGATCCGCCGACCCGGCCCCGTCCGGGGCCGGCTGTCGAACCCGCTACCTGGCGCAGCAGGGAGCCGACGGCGGCTTCACGGCACGGATCACCGTGACGGGTATCGGCGGTCCGGGCACGCAGCACCGCACGCTGACCTTCACCCTTCCGGAGGGGCAGCGGCTCCTCGACGTCGTCGGCGCCGCCTGGACCCGGGACGAGCGGCGGGTGACGCTCCGCCTCGCCGAGCCGCCCGTACCGGGAGGGGACCTGACCGCGACGCTGCACGGCCGGGCGGACACCGGTGGACACGAGCCACCCCGCCGGTTCACGGTGGGCGACGTCGTCTGCGACCGCACGGGCACGCACGTCCGGACGTCCGTGCTCCCGTCCGTCGCGGCCGTCCCGGCGGCGGCGCCGACGGAGACGGCCGGCCGGGGCTCCGCCGGCGGGCCACCGGCGGGCGACGCCCGGAGCAGTGGTCGCGGAGCGGGCGGGGCGCCCGTGCCGCCGTCACCGTCGGTGACCACTCCGTCCGGCGCCGCGCCGACGCCGACGCCGCCGTCGGACCCGCCGACCACCGCGCCGCCGACGAGTGGGCCGCCGCCGTCCGATCCGCCGCCGTCGGATCCGCCGGCCACGTCGGTGCCGCCGGTGACGGCGGAGCCGTCGGCCACGTCCGAGCCGCCGGTGACGGCGGAACCGACGCCCACCCCGCGAACCACCACGTCGTCCGAAGCTGCCGAGCCCCCACCGCCCGCGCTGCCACCGACGTCGGTCGAGCCGTCCGTCACCGCTGGGGGCTCCCGGACGTCCGGGAGTGCGGCGTGA
- a CDS encoding four-helix bundle copper-binding protein produces MTGTTMPMLESYPKSINLDRKKLAAVIDALNDCAQACTACADACLSEDMVAELAKCVRTNLDCADVCTTTARVLSRHTGYDANISRSLLEACATACRACGDECARHADRHEHCRICADACRACEQACRDLLATMS; encoded by the coding sequence ATGACCGGCACCACCATGCCGATGCTGGAGAGTTACCCGAAGTCGATCAACCTGGACCGTAAGAAGCTGGCCGCGGTGATCGACGCCCTCAACGACTGCGCGCAGGCCTGCACCGCCTGCGCCGACGCCTGCCTGAGCGAGGACATGGTCGCCGAACTGGCGAAGTGCGTTCGCACCAACCTGGACTGCGCCGACGTGTGCACCACGACGGCACGGGTCCTGTCCCGGCACACCGGGTACGACGCGAACATCAGCCGCAGCCTGCTGGAGGCGTGCGCGACCGCCTGCCGGGCGTGTGGCGACGAGTGCGCCCGGCACGCGGACCGGCACGAGCACTGCCGGATCTGCGCCGACGCTTGCCGCGCCTGCGAGCAGGCATGCCGGGACCTGCTGGCGACGATGAGCTGA
- a CDS encoding STAS domain-containing protein, with translation MSITVTILSAGVVVLVLRGGMRGADVDTLRDALHRVLRDRPREVHLDLSGVVDVEPSAAAAVTAAALEAERTGTMVRVVHASPPVRQRMTTAGADGLLR, from the coding sequence ATGTCGATCACCGTGACCATCCTGTCCGCCGGCGTCGTGGTCCTGGTACTACGGGGCGGCATGCGCGGCGCGGACGTCGACACCCTCCGCGACGCGCTGCACCGGGTGCTGCGCGACCGGCCCCGGGAGGTGCACCTCGACCTCTCCGGCGTGGTCGACGTCGAGCCGTCCGCCGCCGCCGCCGTCACCGCCGCCGCCCTCGAGGCGGAGCGGACCGGGACGATGGTGCGGGTCGTCCATGCCTCCCCGCCGGTACGGCAGCGGATGACGACGGCCGGCGCGGACGGTCTGCTGCGCTGA
- a CDS encoding STAS domain-containing protein yields MTVVRGDERTTLVCDICGDTVVETGGGPADGGVVWTMVADHGWSGSPLADGPHRCAHCTMAARSGHAVPDGPGTGGILGIDHRGDATVITCAGDIDVDGEDTMRTALRHATDMGGHVVVDLTHVHLIDSTGLGLLVRAHRDAAARGATVSLAAPSPFLRTVLRTLRLDGMFPVYDSRAEAVAQLSGRAGSAASGGRP; encoded by the coding sequence ATGACGGTCGTCCGGGGCGACGAGCGAACGACACTGGTCTGCGACATCTGCGGGGACACGGTCGTCGAAACGGGAGGCGGCCCGGCGGACGGTGGCGTGGTCTGGACCATGGTCGCCGACCACGGCTGGAGCGGCTCACCCCTCGCCGACGGCCCCCACCGATGCGCCCACTGCACCATGGCGGCGAGGTCCGGCCACGCGGTGCCGGACGGGCCGGGGACCGGCGGGATCCTCGGAATCGACCACCGTGGGGACGCGACCGTGATCACGTGCGCGGGCGACATCGACGTCGACGGCGAGGACACCATGCGCACCGCCCTGCGCCACGCGACCGACATGGGCGGGCACGTCGTCGTGGATCTCACCCACGTGCACCTGATCGACTCGACCGGGCTGGGCCTGCTGGTCCGCGCGCACCGCGACGCCGCCGCCCGCGGCGCCACCGTGAGCCTCGCCGCGCCGTCGCCGTTCCTCCGCACCGTCCTGCGGACGCTACGCCTCGACGGGATGTTCCCGGTGTACGACAGCCGCGCCGAAGCGGTCGCCCAGCTGAGCGGGCGGGCCGGGTCCGCGGCGTCCGGGGGCCGGCCCTGA
- a CDS encoding MFS transporter, with translation MPRSAGPSDSDPARPPLSAWRFVLWFGVVAMLADIVYEGARSITGPLLAGLGASALTVGVITGVGEASALVLRLVSGPLADRTGRFWAWALAGYGLTVVSVPLLGVASVVWVAGTLVVAERVGKAIRQPAKDTLLSHAAAVTGRGRGFAAHEALDQAGALVGPLAVAAVLAASGGDYGPALLALAVPGALTLIVLVWLRMRVPHPTRYESGGPPERPRRRDRAAPREASRLPGRFWVYAAFAGLTMTGFATFGVLSFHLVEADLLPATAVPVLYAAAMVVDAVAAVATGWAYDRYGARILVVLPIVAATVPALAFSPTVGPAVAGVLVWGAVLGVQESTLKATVADLVGPGRRATAYGVFGAVVGVAAAVGGALTGGLYETSVPLLVAVTATVQAVALGVLVTVLRRDRVGSPRRGGVGGAG, from the coding sequence ATGCCGCGATCGGCCGGCCCTTCCGACAGCGATCCCGCCCGTCCGCCCCTGTCGGCGTGGCGGTTCGTGCTCTGGTTCGGTGTCGTGGCGATGCTCGCCGACATCGTTTACGAGGGCGCGCGGTCGATCACCGGCCCGCTCCTGGCCGGCCTGGGGGCGAGCGCACTGACGGTGGGCGTCATCACCGGCGTGGGCGAGGCGTCCGCGCTGGTGCTGCGGTTGGTGTCCGGGCCGCTGGCGGACCGTACCGGCCGTTTCTGGGCGTGGGCCCTCGCCGGGTACGGGCTCACCGTCGTGAGCGTCCCGCTGCTGGGCGTCGCCTCGGTGGTCTGGGTGGCCGGGACGCTGGTCGTCGCGGAACGGGTGGGCAAGGCAATCCGCCAGCCGGCCAAGGACACGCTGCTCTCCCACGCCGCCGCCGTGACCGGTCGCGGTCGCGGTTTCGCGGCGCACGAGGCACTGGACCAGGCGGGAGCGCTGGTCGGGCCGCTGGCCGTGGCCGCCGTGCTGGCGGCGAGCGGCGGCGACTACGGGCCGGCGCTGCTCGCGCTCGCGGTGCCGGGAGCGCTCACTCTCATCGTCCTGGTGTGGTTGCGGATGCGGGTTCCGCACCCGACCCGCTACGAGAGCGGCGGGCCCCCCGAGCGGCCGCGACGGCGGGACCGGGCGGCGCCGCGGGAGGCGAGCCGACTGCCGGGCAGGTTCTGGGTGTACGCCGCCTTCGCGGGGCTGACCATGACCGGCTTCGCCACGTTCGGGGTGCTCTCCTTCCACCTGGTGGAGGCGGACCTGCTGCCCGCGACGGCGGTGCCGGTGCTCTACGCCGCCGCGATGGTCGTTGACGCGGTCGCCGCCGTCGCCACCGGGTGGGCGTACGACCGGTACGGCGCGCGGATCCTGGTCGTCCTGCCGATCGTGGCCGCCACCGTCCCCGCGCTCGCCTTCTCCCCCACGGTCGGGCCGGCGGTGGCCGGCGTGCTGGTGTGGGGCGCCGTGCTCGGCGTGCAGGAGTCGACGTTGAAGGCCACCGTCGCGGATCTGGTGGGTCCGGGCCGGCGCGCGACGGCGTACGGCGTCTTCGGAGCGGTGGTCGGCGTCGCGGCGGCCGTGGGTGGCGCGCTGACCGGCGGGCTGTACGAGACGTCCGTGCCGCTGCTCGTGGCGGTGACCGCGACGGTCCAGGCGGTCGCGCTGGGCGTGCTGGTGACCGTCCTGCGCCGGGACCGGGTCGGCTCGCCGCGCCGGGGCGGTGTCGGAGGTGCGGGTTGA
- the dinB gene encoding DNA polymerase IV, with protein MSTEATVLHADLDAFYASVEQRDDPRLRGRPVIVGGGVVLACSYEAKARGVRSAMNGRQARRLCPDAVVVPPRMAAYTAASRAVFEIFRHTTPLVEGLSVDEAFLEVGGLRRLAGPPADIAVRLRREVREQVGLPITVGVARTKFLAKVASGVAKPDGLLVVPPGQELAFLHPLPVERLWGVGPVTAAKLRERGVRTVGQVARLGEATLVTLLGAGAGRHLHALAHNRDPRPVQVGRRRSSMGAQHALGRGPHSPADLDAILSGLVDRVTRRMRAAARSGRTMMLRLRFADYTRATRSHTIGKATADTAPLLATARSLLRAALPEIERRGVTLIGVSVGNLDDAPVQPPLPFDRDPGADLDAAVDAVRSRFGSAALTRATLLGRDPGVEMPLLPD; from the coding sequence GTGTCGACCGAGGCCACCGTCCTGCACGCCGATCTGGACGCGTTCTACGCGTCGGTGGAGCAGCGGGACGACCCACGCCTGCGCGGCCGGCCGGTCATCGTCGGCGGCGGCGTGGTGCTCGCCTGCAGCTACGAGGCCAAGGCGCGGGGTGTCCGCAGCGCGATGAACGGCCGGCAGGCCCGCCGGCTCTGCCCCGACGCGGTCGTGGTGCCGCCCCGGATGGCGGCGTACACGGCGGCCAGCCGCGCGGTGTTCGAGATCTTCCGGCACACCACGCCGCTGGTGGAGGGGCTCTCGGTCGACGAGGCGTTCCTCGAGGTGGGCGGCCTGCGCCGGCTGGCGGGTCCACCGGCCGACATCGCCGTCCGGCTGCGCCGGGAGGTCCGCGAGCAGGTCGGCCTGCCGATCACGGTCGGCGTCGCCCGGACGAAATTCCTCGCCAAGGTGGCCAGCGGCGTCGCCAAGCCCGACGGGCTTCTTGTCGTTCCACCCGGGCAGGAACTGGCGTTCCTGCACCCGTTGCCGGTCGAGCGGCTGTGGGGCGTGGGCCCGGTGACGGCGGCGAAGCTGCGCGAGCGGGGCGTCCGCACCGTCGGTCAGGTGGCCCGGCTCGGGGAGGCGACGCTGGTGACGCTGCTCGGCGCGGGAGCCGGCCGGCACCTGCACGCGCTGGCGCACAACCGCGACCCGCGGCCGGTGCAGGTGGGGCGCCGGCGGTCGTCGATGGGCGCGCAGCACGCCCTCGGCCGCGGCCCGCACTCCCCTGCCGACCTGGACGCGATCCTTTCCGGCCTGGTGGACCGGGTGACCCGCCGGATGCGGGCGGCCGCCCGCTCGGGGCGGACCATGATGCTGCGGCTGCGCTTCGCCGACTACACGCGGGCGACCCGCTCGCACACGATCGGCAAGGCGACGGCGGACACGGCGCCGCTGCTGGCCACCGCGCGGTCGCTGCTGCGGGCGGCGCTGCCGGAGATCGAGCGGCGAGGCGTTACGCTGATCGGCGTCTCGGTCGGCAACCTGGACGACGCCCCGGTCCAGCCGCCGTTGCCGTTCGACCGCGACCCGGGAGCCGACCTGGACGCCGCCGTGGACGCGGTGCGCAGCCGCTTCGGCTCGGCCGCGCTGACCCGGGCGACCCTGCTCGGCCGGGACCCCGGCGTGGAGATGCCGCTGCTGCCCGACTGA
- a CDS encoding SRPBCC family protein translates to MAVDVVSEVVIDRPVARVAAFAGDPANAPAWYVNIGSVEWLTPPPPRVGSRVAFVAQFLGRRLAYTYEIVDLVPDDRLVMRTAEGPFPMETTYRWEALDGGRTRMTLRNRGEPSGFASIAAPVLAGAMRRANRKDLARLKGLLERPER, encoded by the coding sequence GTGGCGGTGGACGTGGTGTCGGAGGTCGTCATCGACCGTCCGGTCGCCCGGGTGGCGGCGTTCGCCGGCGACCCGGCGAACGCTCCGGCCTGGTACGTGAACATCGGGTCGGTGGAGTGGCTGACGCCCCCGCCGCCGCGGGTCGGCTCGCGGGTGGCGTTCGTGGCGCAGTTCCTCGGCCGTCGGCTGGCCTACACGTACGAGATCGTCGACCTGGTGCCCGACGACCGGTTGGTGATGCGCACGGCGGAGGGCCCCTTCCCGATGGAGACCACCTACCGCTGGGAAGCGCTGGACGGCGGCCGCACCCGCATGACGCTGCGCAACCGGGGCGAGCCGAGCGGTTTCGCCTCGATCGCCGCCCCGGTGCTGGCCGGGGCGATGCGCCGGGCGAACCGCAAGGACCTGGCACGGCTCAAGGGCCTGCTGGAACGACCGGAGCGGTGA